A region from the Chitinophaga sp. Cy-1792 genome encodes:
- a CDS encoding glycoside hydrolase family 2 TIM barrel-domain containing protein, whose amino-acid sequence MKRKLNRWVSLIALSLLTGTGFGQQRVLTASFDTDAATPWVTGRGRAVVTNGVLQTENAYASFGDSSLTDYRFSFRACVPDKGRDVQIWAGFRAATRNDRYILALRGGNQDNLYLSRLGYMGTDEFLALRPLEFHPVAGTWYTITVEVVQQRIRVFLNDEKLPRIDVKDENSRLAPAGPVTLGGGWVPVSYDDLEITPLGPTALNNIPVYEFLPVPVPQAAKAEKRRQERAAWKPVSITDISAPRTEISLNGQWLFMPQYELSDERQAISPKNSDDNWHVMKVPDFWNPIRIWLHGEMFGKHSKGASDAYFQRETDRCESYTFDYKKTNAAWYRQWITLPKGIEQKDVALHFDAVSKVAEVYINGHLAGKHTGMFGDFTVDGKGLFKAGKNLVTVKVTRDYIKDIADAGKIVDVAVSVEVTNKMLKDLAHGFYNEDPAGIWQPVKMVITSPLSLKDVFIQPRLDGATFDVTVTNHTKSPQIFTISSRIGDLYKGSPLKDVQLKAGETKLLHYDIGQLKPLLWSPQTPNLYDFTFLLSQNGGVADSLVITSGFRTFESKNGFFYLNGRQYWLRGGNHTPFALAPNDVALAARFYDIMKAGNMEVTRTHTSPYNETWITAADRKGIGISFEGGWPWLMINNSMPDNKLIEMWADEYIDLLKKYRNHPSVLFWTVNNEMKFYGNDTDSARTRLKMKIISDVVKRMRKTDGTRPISFDSNYRRNTKKFGIDFFKDIDDGDIDDIHAYINWYDYTIFKQFNGEFQGKNKNPGRPLISQEMSSGYSNNETGHPVRFYTQVHQTPQELVGDLAYEFSDPAYFMEAQAFITGEQAEAYRRTNPEAAGILHFALLSWFKNVYDAETIAPYPAYFALQRALQPVLVSAELWGRHFYAGAKLPARICVVNDRHEGTLLQHPLLTWKLVDSLGGTLATGTQELPDVPYYGRVWVTPDITIPVQLPQSQVYGKLLLALSENNKTISANEYKVLLADLQPLTTGTAKVCLYDGSGKLHASLERINVKYTPATTVAAALATKAGVYVFSGLKLGGNINTAEVARLKGLLQAGARVIVTDAAAAKDLFPEYISGTVNVPEGDIVTMDIPESAVFAHISLMDLRYFNNNKRELPAVCNGALSVVRNPQVEVLAKHIRVHGYIQGEMQERAQQMAKNQGATIARVRNSGTLYLTTMSLEKADTDPVAGMLLYNLISGNDR is encoded by the coding sequence ATGAAGAGGAAATTAAACAGATGGGTTTCGTTGATAGCGCTGTCGTTATTAACAGGAACAGGATTCGGTCAGCAACGTGTTTTAACAGCCTCTTTCGACACTGACGCCGCCACGCCCTGGGTTACAGGGCGTGGGCGTGCCGTCGTTACTAATGGTGTGTTACAAACGGAAAATGCCTATGCTTCTTTTGGCGATAGCAGCCTCACTGATTATCGTTTTAGTTTTCGTGCATGCGTGCCCGATAAAGGCAGGGATGTACAGATCTGGGCAGGCTTCAGGGCTGCTACCAGGAATGATCGTTATATCCTGGCGCTGCGTGGCGGCAACCAGGATAACCTGTACCTGAGCAGGTTGGGGTATATGGGTACGGATGAATTCCTGGCACTACGGCCACTGGAGTTCCACCCTGTTGCCGGTACCTGGTATACCATTACCGTGGAAGTGGTACAGCAACGAATCCGGGTTTTCCTGAACGATGAAAAGCTGCCACGAATAGATGTTAAAGATGAAAACAGTCGCCTGGCCCCGGCAGGGCCCGTGACGCTCGGTGGCGGATGGGTGCCTGTTTCATATGACGACCTGGAAATAACTCCTCTGGGCCCAACGGCACTAAACAATATACCCGTTTACGAATTCCTTCCGGTGCCCGTACCACAGGCGGCCAAAGCCGAAAAGCGCCGTCAGGAAAGGGCCGCATGGAAACCTGTCAGCATAACTGATATCAGCGCACCACGTACGGAAATCAGCCTAAATGGTCAATGGCTGTTTATGCCACAATATGAACTCAGCGACGAGCGACAGGCTATCTCTCCGAAAAATTCAGATGACAACTGGCATGTAATGAAGGTACCTGATTTCTGGAACCCCATACGTATATGGCTACACGGAGAAATGTTCGGGAAGCATTCAAAAGGTGCTTCTGATGCTTATTTTCAGCGGGAAACAGACCGTTGTGAGTCGTATACCTTTGATTATAAAAAAACGAATGCCGCCTGGTACCGGCAATGGATAACGTTGCCGAAAGGCATAGAACAGAAGGACGTGGCCTTACATTTTGATGCGGTGTCAAAAGTGGCGGAAGTCTATATCAACGGGCACCTGGCAGGTAAACATACAGGTATGTTCGGTGACTTTACCGTAGATGGCAAAGGATTGTTTAAGGCTGGCAAAAACCTGGTAACGGTAAAGGTTACACGCGATTACATAAAGGATATTGCAGATGCCGGCAAAATAGTAGATGTAGCGGTGAGTGTGGAAGTGACTAATAAAATGTTGAAAGACCTTGCCCATGGCTTCTATAACGAAGATCCGGCAGGTATCTGGCAACCGGTGAAAATGGTGATTACCTCGCCGCTATCGCTGAAGGATGTGTTCATACAGCCCAGGCTGGACGGCGCCACATTTGATGTTACCGTTACCAATCACACTAAATCGCCACAAATCTTTACCATCAGCAGTCGCATCGGCGACCTGTACAAAGGCTCGCCGCTAAAGGATGTTCAGCTGAAGGCCGGTGAAACGAAACTCCTGCATTACGACATTGGACAGCTCAAGCCGTTGCTATGGAGCCCGCAGACCCCCAACCTCTATGATTTTACTTTCCTGTTATCGCAAAACGGGGGAGTGGCGGATAGCCTGGTGATTACTTCAGGCTTCAGAACTTTCGAATCAAAAAATGGGTTCTTTTACCTAAACGGCCGCCAGTATTGGTTGCGCGGTGGTAATCATACCCCTTTTGCACTGGCGCCAAACGATGTGGCACTCGCAGCGCGATTTTATGATATCATGAAAGCGGGTAATATGGAGGTCACCCGAACACATACATCTCCCTATAACGAAACCTGGATAACGGCTGCAGACCGCAAGGGTATAGGTATCAGCTTCGAAGGAGGCTGGCCATGGCTGATGATCAATAACTCCATGCCGGATAATAAACTGATTGAAATGTGGGCAGATGAATACATCGATCTGCTGAAAAAATACAGAAATCATCCTTCAGTGTTGTTCTGGACGGTCAATAACGAGATGAAGTTCTATGGTAATGATACCGATAGCGCCAGAACCCGCCTGAAAATGAAGATCATCTCCGATGTGGTAAAACGTATGCGTAAAACAGATGGCACAAGGCCGATCAGCTTTGATTCTAACTATAGACGCAATACGAAGAAGTTCGGGATAGATTTCTTTAAAGATATTGATGATGGAGATATTGATGATATCCATGCCTATATTAACTGGTACGACTATACGATATTCAAACAGTTTAACGGTGAGTTCCAGGGAAAGAACAAAAACCCGGGCAGGCCACTGATAAGCCAGGAGATGTCGTCCGGATATTCCAATAACGAAACCGGGCATCCGGTAAGGTTTTATACGCAGGTGCATCAAACACCGCAGGAGCTGGTGGGGGATCTGGCCTATGAATTCAGCGATCCTGCCTACTTTATGGAAGCCCAGGCATTTATAACCGGTGAACAGGCGGAGGCCTATCGCAGAACGAATCCTGAGGCGGCAGGGATATTACATTTTGCTTTGTTAAGCTGGTTTAAGAATGTCTATGATGCGGAAACGATTGCGCCCTATCCGGCCTACTTTGCCTTGCAGCGCGCTTTACAGCCGGTACTGGTGAGTGCAGAGCTCTGGGGACGGCATTTCTATGCCGGCGCTAAATTGCCGGCGCGCATTTGTGTTGTAAACGACCGGCATGAAGGCACCTTATTGCAACACCCGCTACTGACCTGGAAACTGGTGGATAGTCTGGGTGGTACACTAGCCACCGGAACGCAGGAGTTACCTGATGTGCCTTACTACGGCAGGGTATGGGTAACGCCCGACATTACCATCCCTGTTCAATTGCCGCAGTCGCAGGTATATGGTAAACTGCTGCTGGCGTTGTCGGAAAATAATAAAACGATTTCAGCAAATGAGTACAAGGTACTGCTGGCAGATTTACAACCCCTGACTACAGGTACTGCAAAGGTTTGCCTGTATGACGGTAGTGGTAAACTCCATGCATCACTGGAACGGATAAACGTTAAATATACGCCTGCAACTACTGTTGCTGCGGCGTTGGCAACGAAAGCAGGAGTATATGTTTTTAGTGGTTTAAAGCTGGGTGGTAATATAAACACTGCGGAGGTTGCCCGGCTGAAAGGCCTGCTACAGGCAGGTGCAAGGGTAATCGTTACCGATGCTGCGGCAGCGAAGGATTTATTTCCGGAATATATTTCGGGTACTGTTAATGTGCCGGAAGGAGATATCGTAACAATGGATATCCCGGAATCGGCGGTCTTTGCGCATATCAGCCTGATGGACCTGCGCTATTTCAATAATAATAAACGGGAACTGCCGGCAGTATGCAACGGGGCGCTGTCCGTAGTCCGTAATCCGCAGGTGGAAGTATTGGCGAAACATATCCGTGTACACGGGTATATACAGGGAGAGATGCAGGAACGTGCGCAGCAGATGGCGAAAAACCAGGGTGCCACTATCGCGAGGGTTCGCAACAGTGGCACATTATACCTTACTACCATGTCGTTGGAAAAAGCAGATACTGATCCAGTAGCGGGGATGCTATTGTATAACCTGATTTCCGGTAACGATAGATAA